A DNA window from Vagococcus penaei contains the following coding sequences:
- the cas2 gene encoding CRISPR-associated endonuclease Cas2: MRYQQMRILCMFDLPSDTKVDQRNYRLFRKELLANGFIMLQYSIYYRIVPNRSAGKKYESILKRMVPPAGEVRLLYVSEKQFNDMLFLVGQKSHQEEIIGAQKLVII, translated from the coding sequence TTGATTTACCAAGTGACACAAAAGTAGATCAACGAAATTATCGATTATTTCGCAAGGAATTATTAGCGAATGGCTTTATTATGTTACAATATTCGATTTATTACCGTATTGTTCCCAATCGTTCAGCAGGTAAAAAATATGAAAGTATCCTAAAACGGATGGTTCCGCCAGCTGGAGAAGTTCGTTTACTGTACGTTAGTGAGAAACAATTTAATGACATGCTTTTTCTAGTTGGTCAAAAAAGTCATCAAGAAGAAATTATTGGTGCACAAAAGTTGGTGATTATCTAA
- the csn2-St gene encoding CRISPR-associated protein Csn2-St, giving the protein MTITFEYENSHYLELTEHPINYLYGSNHDVKWKLYRGLKRFYQGKNLSLLEETVYGDDGIDIRLDGQTLKSKDILFHFLDCRESFITEFKLLKTSLIYNYLQNCALDFDVTRLLDQVNNQLLALEIKLQRLTRDILTNVSPTIKPLTYPELMKSYMGLETMEDGVNYPVEMIDLSALIDDYCHLLEQNIERTTKQTWLFISQPTAFLRQDLLAKLLLNLTKVNQKTELLTVFILSDSYCPLNYRRNDIEATTLIYKEYQQLPDFTTLRASIERHYPDTLTLTDDELITSLYRLMPYIGVMNSEQVYLKDQELLLLNVLHKLLGIDIIVKSPKKVLTKLEEAYLM; this is encoded by the coding sequence ATGACGATTACTTTTGAATATGAGAATAGTCACTACCTTGAGTTGACCGAACACCCGATTAACTATCTTTATGGCTCCAATCATGATGTTAAGTGGAAGTTGTATCGAGGTCTAAAACGCTTTTACCAAGGGAAAAATCTTTCTTTACTTGAAGAAACGGTCTATGGTGATGATGGGATTGATATTCGGTTAGATGGTCAGACGTTAAAAAGTAAAGATATCTTGTTTCATTTTTTAGATTGTCGTGAAAGTTTTATTACTGAGTTTAAACTACTTAAAACAAGTTTGATTTATAATTATTTACAGAATTGTGCTTTGGATTTTGATGTGACGCGTCTTTTGGATCAAGTGAACAATCAATTACTCGCATTAGAAATTAAGCTACAACGACTTACTCGTGATATCCTGACTAATGTTTCCCCAACTATTAAGCCATTAACTTATCCGGAATTGATGAAGTCTTATATGGGTTTGGAAACAATGGAAGATGGGGTGAATTATCCTGTTGAAATGATTGATTTGAGTGCTTTGATTGACGACTACTGTCACTTACTTGAGCAAAATATTGAGCGTACAACTAAACAAACATGGCTTTTTATCAGTCAACCAACAGCTTTTTTACGCCAGGATTTACTGGCAAAATTATTACTAAACCTGACTAAAGTCAACCAAAAAACAGAATTACTGACAGTCTTTATTTTGAGTGATTCGTATTGTCCCTTAAATTATAGGCGTAATGATATTGAAGCGACAACATTGATTTATAAAGAGTATCAGCAATTACCAGATTTTACAACATTAAGGGCGTCTATAGAACGTCACTATCCAGATACCTTGACGTTAACAGATGATGAACTAATTACTAGTTTGTATCGCTTAATGCCGTATATTGGTGTGATGAACTCAGAACAAGTTTATTTGAAAGACCAAGAATTACTTCTATTAAATGTCTTACATAAACTATTAGGTATTGACATAATAGTTAAGAGCCCAAAAAAAGTATTGACTAAACTAGAAGAAGCGTATTTAATGTAG
- the nrdF gene encoding class 1b ribonucleoside-diphosphate reductase subunit beta has product MTNRYYEAINWNAVEDIIDKSTWEKLTEQFWLDTRIPLSNDLDDWRTLSADQKENIGLVFGGLTLLDTIQSESAIEALRSDVRTQHEEAVLNNIQFMESVHAKSYSSIFSTLHTKSEIDEIFEWTNTNPHLQKKAKIINEIYKTGTPLQRKVANVYSETFLFYSGFFAPLYYLGNNKLANVAEIIKLIIRDESVHGTYIGYKFQLGFNELPENEQQELKDWMYDLLFQLYENEELYTELLYDKLGWTEEVKTFLRYNANKALMNLGMDPLFPDTSEDVNPIVMNGLSTGTSNHDFFSQVGNGYLLGTVEAMKNDDYLIGLDD; this is encoded by the coding sequence GTGACAAATCGCTATTATGAAGCTATCAACTGGAATGCAGTTGAAGATATTATTGATAAATCAACGTGGGAAAAATTAACAGAACAATTTTGGTTGGATACACGTATCCCCTTGTCGAATGACTTAGACGACTGGCGGACACTATCAGCGGACCAAAAAGAAAATATTGGTTTAGTCTTTGGTGGACTAACCTTACTTGATACGATTCAGTCAGAAAGTGCAATTGAAGCTTTACGAAGTGACGTGCGGACACAACATGAAGAAGCCGTCTTGAATAATATTCAATTTATGGAATCAGTCCATGCGAAAAGCTACTCTTCTATCTTTAGTACCTTGCATACTAAATCGGAAATCGATGAAATTTTTGAGTGGACCAATACTAATCCACATTTACAAAAAAAAGCTAAAATTATTAATGAGATTTATAAAACAGGTACACCTTTACAACGTAAAGTGGCTAACGTGTATTCTGAAACCTTCTTGTTCTATTCTGGTTTCTTTGCACCTCTATATTATTTAGGAAATAATAAATTAGCTAACGTTGCTGAAATTATTAAACTAATCATTCGTGACGAATCCGTTCACGGAACGTATATTGGCTATAAATTTCAATTAGGCTTTAATGAATTACCTGAAAATGAGCAACAAGAATTAAAAGATTGGATGTATGACTTACTTTTCCAACTCTATGAAAATGAAGAATTATATACTGAATTACTTTATGATAAATTAGGTTGGACTGAAGAAGTAAAAACCTTCTTACGTTATAATGCCAATAAAGCCCTAATGAATTTAGGTATGGATCCATTATTCCCAGATACATCCGAGGATGTTAATCCGATTGTTATGAACGGTTTATCGACAGGTACAAGTAACCATGACTTCTTCTCGCAAGTTGGTAACGGCTACCTACTTGGTACAGTTGAAGCCATGAAAAACGATGATTACTTGATTGGTTTAGATGATTAA
- the nrdE gene encoding class 1b ribonucleoside-diphosphate reductase subunit alpha, which yields MSLKKLTDVTYFELNNEINRPINDQIPLYKDKEALAAFFKENVEPNTRQFASIEDKINYLIEQDYIEEEFIKRYSIEFITSLYEYLDAQNFTFKSFMAAYKFYSQYALKSNDGTEYLERYEDRVAFNALYFANGDETLARQLAEEMIYQRYQPATPSFLNAGRKRRGELVSCFLVQVTDDMNSIGRSINSALQLSRIGGGVGITLSNLREAGAPIKGFEGAASGVVPVMKLFEDSFSYSNQLGQRQGAGVVYLNVFHPDIEHFLSTKKENADEKVRVKTLSLGLVVPDKFYELARKNEDMYLFSPYSVEREYGVPFSYLDITEKYDELVANPNIRKQKISARYLENEISKLQQESGYPYIINIDTANRANPVYGKIIMSNLCSEILQVQQPSAINDRQEYEELGTDISCNLGSTNIVNLMDSPHFGQSVRVMTRALTSVTDASSIDVVPSIKNGNQLGHTIGLGAMGLHTYFAKNQMAYGSEESLDFTNVYFMLLNYWTLFESNQIAKERGVTFHNFDKSDYANGSYFDSYINEPIAPTFDKVADLFKGIEIPTADDWKALKESIQEYGLYHQNRLAVAPNGSISYINDTSASIHPITRLIEERQEKKIGKIYYPAAHLSNESMPYYTSAYDMDMRKVIDVYATAQKHVDQGMSLTLFMRSDIPEGLYEWKTDTTKQTTRDLNILRHYAFHKGIKSIYYIRTFTDDSGEIGSNQCESCVI from the coding sequence TTGAGTCTTAAAAAACTGACAGATGTAACTTATTTTGAATTGAATAATGAGATTAATCGGCCAATTAATGATCAAATTCCTTTGTACAAGGATAAAGAAGCATTAGCGGCCTTTTTTAAGGAAAATGTGGAGCCAAATACACGCCAGTTTGCGTCGATTGAAGACAAAATCAATTATTTGATTGAACAAGATTATATTGAAGAAGAATTTATCAAACGCTATTCAATAGAATTTATTACGTCTCTTTATGAGTACCTAGATGCCCAAAATTTTACTTTCAAATCATTTATGGCAGCATACAAATTTTATTCACAATATGCTCTAAAAAGTAATGATGGAACAGAATATCTTGAACGTTATGAAGACCGTGTAGCATTTAATGCTCTATACTTTGCCAATGGCGATGAAACATTAGCTCGCCAATTAGCTGAAGAAATGATTTACCAACGTTATCAACCGGCGACACCATCATTCTTAAACGCTGGACGTAAACGTCGTGGAGAACTAGTATCCTGTTTCTTAGTCCAAGTCACTGATGACATGAATAGTATCGGTCGCTCAATTAATAGTGCCTTGCAATTATCACGTATAGGTGGTGGTGTGGGGATTACCCTATCAAATCTGCGTGAAGCTGGTGCACCAATTAAAGGTTTTGAAGGAGCTGCAAGTGGCGTTGTCCCTGTCATGAAATTATTTGAAGATAGCTTTAGTTACAGTAATCAATTAGGCCAACGTCAAGGTGCGGGTGTCGTTTACTTAAATGTCTTCCATCCTGATATTGAACACTTCTTATCAACAAAAAAAGAAAATGCCGACGAAAAAGTCCGCGTCAAAACATTGTCGCTTGGTCTAGTCGTACCAGATAAATTTTACGAATTAGCACGTAAAAATGAAGACATGTATTTATTCAGTCCTTACAGTGTAGAACGTGAATACGGTGTGCCTTTCTCTTATTTGGATATCACAGAAAAATACGATGAATTAGTGGCTAATCCAAATATTCGTAAACAAAAAATTAGTGCGCGTTACTTAGAAAATGAAATCAGTAAACTTCAACAAGAGTCTGGCTACCCATATATCATCAACATTGATACAGCAAACCGTGCCAACCCTGTTTACGGTAAAATTATCATGAGTAACCTGTGTTCAGAAATTTTACAAGTCCAACAACCATCTGCAATCAATGACCGTCAAGAATACGAAGAATTAGGAACAGATATTTCGTGTAACCTAGGGTCAACAAATATTGTTAATTTAATGGACAGCCCGCATTTTGGTCAATCTGTCCGCGTGATGACTCGTGCTTTAACTTCTGTCACTGATGCGTCAAGCATTGATGTGGTACCATCGATTAAAAACGGCAACCAACTGGGTCATACCATTGGATTAGGCGCAATGGGCTTACATACTTATTTTGCGAAAAATCAAATGGCTTATGGTTCAGAAGAATCACTTGATTTTACGAATGTCTACTTTATGCTGCTAAACTATTGGACATTATTTGAAAGTAATCAAATCGCCAAAGAACGTGGTGTGACCTTCCATAACTTTGATAAATCAGATTATGCAAATGGCTCTTACTTTGACAGCTATATTAACGAACCTATTGCACCGACATTTGATAAAGTAGCTGACTTATTTAAAGGTATTGAGATTCCAACCGCAGACGACTGGAAAGCTCTTAAAGAGTCTATCCAAGAATATGGCCTTTACCATCAAAACCGTTTAGCTGTGGCACCTAATGGCTCGATTTCTTATATTAATGATACAAGCGCAAGTATCCACCCAATTACTCGCTTGATTGAAGAACGTCAAGAAAAGAAAATCGGGAAAATTTACTACCCTGCGGCACACTTATCAAATGAGAGTATGCCTTACTACACGTCTGCTTATGATATGGATATGCGTAAAGTCATCGATGTCTATGCTACGGCACAAAAACACGTTGACCAAGGCATGAGTTTAACACTCTTTATGCGCTCAGATATTCCTGAAGGCTTGTACGAATGGAAAACTGATACAACCAAACAAACAACACGTGACCTAAACATCTTGCGTCACTATGCTTTCCATAAAGGAATCAAGTCAATTTACTACATTCGGACATTTACCGACGATTCTGGTGAAATTGGCAGTAACCAATGTGAAAGCTGTGTTATTTAA
- the nrdI gene encoding class Ib ribonucleoside-diphosphate reductase assembly flavoprotein NrdI: protein MKLVFFSLTGQTRRFIQKLDLPAYEIDTTNPFHQINEPFILVVPTYDAEVTEVVNDFIEFKNNQSYLKGVAGGGNRNFAELFIFTAKDIARDYHIPLLFEFEFSGTEQDVNKFKKVVSDLES, encoded by the coding sequence ATGAAACTAGTCTTTTTTTCTTTAACTGGACAAACGAGACGCTTTATTCAGAAACTAGACTTACCGGCCTACGAAATTGATACGACGAATCCTTTTCATCAAATCAATGAACCTTTTATTTTAGTCGTTCCTACTTATGATGCTGAAGTCACTGAAGTAGTGAACGATTTTATTGAGTTTAAAAACAATCAAAGCTACCTAAAAGGTGTTGCTGGTGGAGGCAACCGAAACTTTGCGGAGCTTTTTATTTTTACCGCGAAAGATATCGCTCGCGATTATCACATTCCATTACTCTTTGAGTTTGAATTTAGCGGAACCGAGCAAGACGTAAATAAATTTAAGAAAGTAGTGAGTGACCTTGAGTCTTAA
- the nrdH gene encoding glutaredoxin-like protein NrdH: MSTITLYTKNNCPQCTMTKKFLADKEVAFNEINIDSKPEYIDDLKAKGFRSVPVITTEDARVTIVGFRPDQLRTLAV, translated from the coding sequence ATGTCAACAATTACTTTATATACAAAAAACAATTGCCCACAATGTACCATGACAAAAAAATTCTTAGCCGATAAAGAGGTTGCATTTAATGAAATTAATATCGATAGCAAACCAGAATATATCGATGATTTGAAAGCAAAAGGTTTCCGTAGCGTACCTGTTATCACAACAGAAGATGCACGTGTAACTATCGTAGGTTTCCGTCCTGACCAATTAAGAACGTTGGCGGTCTAA
- a CDS encoding FeoA family protein produces the protein MEKLSDGVARKTYEFLGYQGNTRYDTHLKNLGLVKGTTLYIVTKEKNQPLIIMFKGVRLGLDVDVARDMVVREKELDNQVSMVSLSQLAVGQVSRVVKLLGTREVKRRLLDMGLTKGTPIVIKQVAPLGDPIEIRVRNYDLTLRKQEAEHIMVEGVD, from the coding sequence ATGGAAAAATTAAGTGATGGGGTTGCTAGAAAAACCTATGAGTTTCTTGGTTACCAAGGAAATACACGCTATGACACGCATTTAAAAAATTTGGGTCTGGTTAAAGGCACAACACTATATATAGTAACAAAAGAAAAAAATCAACCACTAATCATTATGTTTAAGGGAGTACGGCTTGGTTTAGATGTCGATGTAGCACGAGATATGGTTGTTCGCGAGAAAGAGCTCGATAATCAAGTCTCAATGGTATCGCTTAGTCAGTTAGCGGTTGGACAAGTCTCACGTGTGGTTAAGCTACTAGGGACTAGAGAAGTGAAACGTCGCTTATTAGACATGGGATTGACAAAGGGAACTCCGATTGTGATTAAACAAGTTGCACCACTGGGAGACCCAATTGAAATTCGGGTACGTAATTATGATTTAACACTGCGGAAACAGGAAGCGGAGCATATTATGGTTGAAGGAGTCGACTAG